Within the candidate division KSB1 bacterium genome, the region ACGAAAGCGGTTTTCATATCGAAATCAACGATTAAATCATCTTAGTTCAAGCATAATATTATTACAACTTAACAGTCTTGAATCTTAATCCTCTGCAAGAGATCTCGTCACTAAGGGTGGCAATTGATGGTGTGCCCAATTATGGAAAGATATGTACAACCATTGAAAACACAAGTGTTTAATGAGAACTAGTTCCCTAAACGAGAAAGCATTGTTTTTTAATAGAATAACTTTGGCAATTTCTAAGACTTTTAACGCTCTCTTGCAACCACAAAGTTGTATGCTTTGATACTGCCGCACCTTAAGATTTGAAAGCTATTTTTATAAGCATAGAGTGCTAATTGGGGCGCGGTCATAAGCTCACGGTAGCTGTAATTTATCACGTCACCTAATAATTTGTAAAACATGCGTAATTGAAACTGGTTCCGCGTTGATGTCATAATAGCATAGCCCCCAGGTTTAAGAAATTGGCGGTGAAAGTGAAATGCAAGTGGCTTATACTTATCAGGGTAGTGCTCTATGAGCCCTGCGCTGATTACAATGTCGAATTCTCTACCAAACTTCAATTTTTGAATGTCACTCACTTCAAAATCTATGTCGAATTCATCTTTAGTGGAGACATTCCAATATCCTGTTTTTGGGTCCTTCCCTAAAAAAGGATATCTTTCTGGAAATTTGCCAAACCGATCGGTGTCAGCAAAATTATCATAATCGACCAGGATAGCGTGGGCGCCGGGATACATTGCCAGCAGCTGCATAGCATCGTAACCATCCCCAGCGCCCAGTAATAAGATATTAGGGCGATTGACGTCAAGGCCTTCAAAAACAGCACGTTTACCACGAGGATCCCATAAAGCATCCTCTTTTTGGTGGAGATGCGTCCAAATGTTAAATCGAATTGCTTCGCGTAGAGTTTGATCCGCCTGCTTTATCTTAAGGGTAAGCAAATTAATTAAGTATTTTTTCCTGACCTCAGCCCGCTTCTGAAATAAATCTGTAGTAAAAAGTTCATGGACTTTGCGATTAAAATGTTGCCATTGAGTGGGCACTGACATTTTTTTTCCATACTTCCTCTCCCAGTCTCTTTTACCTTTAGAAAAATTTTCGATCGACAAAGGTTTCCCTACATCCTTCCAGCTAAGCTTAGACCAGTCGTGATTGCTTTCATCGATAAAAATGTCCGGAGGTCGGGTACGGAGATCACTTCTATAGGTGGGGGTCAGTTCGCTCGTATCCAGTTCATAGGATTCGAGATACAAATCATCCAGTTTGGAGGAATGGTTATTCATGTTGTGCCTTGAACTACTCAGACTTATAGACTATAATGCAGGCCTCATGTTTTTAATTTGCGAAATAAAATCTCATTTTTTTTTTGTGCAAGATGATTGAATTCTTGTTCATCTTTTGAGGGTTTCCAACCGCATGCTATTTGGCCGGAAATTATGTTATAGTTCAAATTCTTCTCTTCCCTTAAGATATTCCCAATTGCATTTAGTTCCTCTGCGGACTTAACTACTATCTTATAATAAACGTCATCAACCAGCATAACTTTAATAATACCCTTACGCTTTTTGCTGTCCCAAAGAAGTGCATAATTTTTGATTTCTTTCCACATAATTATTCCCCCACGCATCTAGATCGAGGACTGTAAATTCCGTAATAACAATAAGGCAAAATTGTTTCAAAATGTCAAGTAGTTTTTAACCGGAGTGTTTTTAACGGATTGACTCATAAAAAAGGTAACCGAAGCAATTTGAAAATTATGTCGTTGCCTCATAATTTGTGTAACCCAAAAAAAAGAGGAGGGAAACATAATTATGGGCATCAACAAACTAAAGTGTTTCTATCCCAGAATTTAAGCAGCTCGACCCCTCTCATTTATAAAAACAACTGGCTTCTAAAATCAAACACATTATCAAAGATGTTAAAAAATTTAAATGAACAAAAACATTAGCCAAAATTAAACCCGTTGGGTTACATTTTATTTTGAGGCGGGTTAACCAGAGTGAGGTCTCCCATTTTTTTTATTGAAACATCCCGAAAAAAAAGAATAAAAATGTCCGCATTTTGAAAAGTGTGTGTGTAACTACAATTTAACGCAAAATGTATAACACACTAACACCGATGTATAACAGAACGGGGGTCGACAAAAAGGTTAAAGATTTTGTTGGCCACTTTAAATTCGATACGTCAAAATTTATGCGAACCCGAGTGTAGTTTGTTTCCAAAATTAATTAACCTTGTAGCAGAATTCATGGAATAGCATATCATTTACCTGAGGGAGGTAAAATGACTATAAATCTCAGCCCTGCAACGATCAAATCCAAGAGTTCTCTTTCTAAGCTATGGATAATTCATGAAGGTCTAGTTAAAACTGACTATTCGTCAGCGAAGAATCAGTCTGGAAATGTTAAGAGGTCCAAGCTCCTAAAACGCATATATTGCAAATATATTGTACCACACGTCTTTCTTGGGATCCTGATTTTTGTCCTACTTTTTATTCCCCGAAAGTTACTTGAATATACACATTTTTCAAAGGTTTTGCACTTGTCCAAAGAGATCGTTAAAAGATGCATTGATCTGATTGGCTCACTGATCGGTTTAATGCTGACTTCACTATTGTTTATCATTTTGCCGGTTCTGATCAAATTTGATTCAAAGGGTAGCATTTTGTATCAGCAATTCAGGACTGGCAAGAATCACAGAAAGCGGGAAAGACGGGCGATTTCGATATGTGTAGAAGTTGAAAGAAGAAAGATGAGTAGAAGAAATGCAGATTGTCTGGGGAAACCGTTCATGGTATACAAGTTTAGAAGCATGAAACAAAACGCCGAAAATAAGACCGGCCCGGTTTGGGAGATTGATGACGATCCCAGGGTTACAAAGCTTGGAAAGTTCCTGCGACCTTATCATTTAGATGAACTCCCGCAGTTTATCAATATTCTGAAGGGAGATATGAGTCTGGTGGGCCCCAGACCTGAAAGACCAGAATTTATTAGTCAACTAAAGGTTGCAATACCGCAGTATGAGCGAAGATTTGATGCTAAACCCGGGCTAACTGGCCCGGCACAGATTAGTTGTGGGTATGATCGTTCTATTGAAGGCGTAAATGAGAAACTTAAATATGATCTACAGTATATTGAGAGCAATGGGATAAAAACGGATTGCAAAATCATATGGGACACCGTAAAAAAGCTCTTTTCAAAACCTGATAATAGCAGTTAAACCAATTTTACGGTTTTATAAGTTCGATTTTGGCTTTCTTATTTAATTAATTAAGGATTACAAGAGCAAATCCGTCATTATCTGTGGGCTATAATGCTGATCTTAACGTGGATATTTATTAATGAAGTTCAAAGTGCTGACTATTTTATTTCCAATTTCAATATTCTGCAGTTTTTTAAGCTTTTCACAATTATATGCACAAAATGACAGGAATAGCAATAATTCTAAGAAGTTGTTAGTAGACTCCCAGCCACAGGGCGCCTATATAGAAATTGTCGGCAATTATAGTTTTATCGGAAGAACACCGTTTGTCATACCTTATTCACTCTTTGGGAAATACAAAATTAAAGCACGAAAAGAAGGTTACGAAGGATTTCGTGGTGATGTTAAGTTGGCTAAACGAGGGGCTAATCGTATAACAATTTATCTCAAAAAGAGGACATCGTTCAAATCGATGCTGAGGTCTACCGTCATACCCGGGTGGGGACAGTTTTATGGTCAAAATGCTCTAAAGGGTGTGTTACTGAGTTCTGGTCAGCTTGCTTTAGGTCTAGTTACTTTGATTGCGGTTAATAATTATAATGATGAAAAAAGAGAGTTTGAGCAAGCATACGATAGATTTAAAAAGGTAGAAATGAATTTTGAAGAGGCTGAAAGTGCTCATTTAATGGCAAAAAAGGAACAGAAGGAAGCCCGGAATGCACAAGACTTCAAAAATGCCATGATTTACACAACGATCGGATTTTGGATTTATAATATTTTTGATTCATTGCTTTTCTTCTCTAAAGGAAAATCACCTAAAAATAAATTTGGTAGAGCAGGTCAGTATCTGTCAGCTAATTTCTCAGACAATAAGATTATGTTCCATATGGAGTTAGGACTTTAGAAATGAGTTTTGGCGCCAAGTTATATGGTCTTCTCTTATTCACGGGTCTGTTGAATATTTATTGCAGCAATGATATCGGGCTTACTGAGTTCGATCAAAGCGTTTATCCCGGTCAACCCTCCTCACTTAAGATCTCGCTTGGAGACGGTGTTGTGGTTTTGATATGGTCACATCCGCAAGCGGGAGAAATCGACATTTTCAATATCTATCGGCAATCTTCCACAGATACCACGTTCATTAAAATTGATTCAACCAAGGCTTTGACCTATACAGACATAAATGTGAATAACGCCAGTCTTTATACTTATGGCGTCGTCGCCGTCAAGAATGGCTTTGAAAGCGCGAGAACCATTTCCAGGCCTGTTTCACCAACCATCTTTGGTGTTTTTATAAATTCGGGCAACGAATTCACGAATAGTCGCTCAGTTGAGTTAACGTTGATCGCTCCGCAGGGAACAGCTTTCATGCAAATCAGTAATGAACCCTCATTTCCAGATTCGCAATGGGAGACTTTTTCTCCAGCCAAAACCTGGACTTTAACTGAAAATGATGGCGAAAAGACTGTTTCAGCTAAATTCAGAGATGCGGATGACAACGAATCATTCGAACCGGCGACAGACACTATTGTTTTAGACACCAAAGCCGTCATAATCGAATTTACTGAAAACACTGGAGGACAACCTAAATCTGCAGGTGAAATAATACACTTTATTTTAAATGCCGGGGAAACCAATGGCACCGCTTTTGTAGATATCGGCGATGCACAAAGAAATATCCCACTTTTCGATGACGGTACAAGCGGTGATGATATCGAAGATGACGGCGTTTATAAACGTAACTTCCAGATTCCTTCAGCTCTTGAAGTCGCCAGTGTTAAAATAACTGGAAGATTCCATGATAGAGTAGGCAACGTTGCTCAACCTCGGGAGTCAGAGGGAGCCGTCACAATTCAGAATCCACCCAGGGGTATCACCCTTTTAACACCGGAAACTATCGAGGGTTCGAGCACTTCTTTGCGCATATCCTGGACGCAAAATAGTGACGCAGATTTCGCCAGTTATAAATTATACAGGTCCTTGACTCCCGGCGTAACGATGAATTCAACTTTGGTCTCAGTTATCGAAACCCAATCTTCTCTCAGTCTTACTGATACCGGTTTGGATGAGAACACGACTTATTATTACGTTTTGTATGTTTTTGACACTAGCGGACTCGATACTGCGAGCAATGAAGTTAGCGGGACAACTTTAGCAAATGAACCCCCGAAGTCCGTCACGCTTGCACAACCTATACAAATTGGCGGTTCAACCCTACGGT harbors:
- a CDS encoding class I SAM-dependent methyltransferase, encoding MNNHSSKLDDLYLESYELDTSELTPTYRSDLRTRPPDIFIDESNHDWSKLSWKDVGKPLSIENFSKGKRDWERKYGKKMSVPTQWQHFNRKVHELFTTDLFQKRAEVRKKYLINLLTLKIKQADQTLREAIRFNIWTHLHQKEDALWDPRGKRAVFEGLDVNRPNILLLGAGDGYDAMQLLAMYPGAHAILVDYDNFADTDRFGKFPERYPFLGKDPKTGYWNVSTKDEFDIDFEVSDIQKLKFGREFDIVISAGLIEHYPDKYKPLAFHFHRQFLKPGGYAIMTSTRNQFQLRMFYKLLGDVINYSYRELMTAPQLALYAYKNSFQILRCGSIKAYNFVVARER
- a CDS encoding sugar transferase gives rise to the protein MTINLSPATIKSKSSLSKLWIIHEGLVKTDYSSAKNQSGNVKRSKLLKRIYCKYIVPHVFLGILIFVLLFIPRKLLEYTHFSKVLHLSKEIVKRCIDLIGSLIGLMLTSLLFIILPVLIKFDSKGSILYQQFRTGKNHRKRERRAISICVEVERRKMSRRNADCLGKPFMVYKFRSMKQNAENKTGPVWEIDDDPRVTKLGKFLRPYHLDELPQFINILKGDMSLVGPRPERPEFISQLKVAIPQYERRFDAKPGLTGPAQISCGYDRSIEGVNEKLKYDLQYIESNGIKTDCKIIWDTVKKLFSKPDNSS
- a CDS encoding PEGA domain-containing protein → MKFKVLTILFPISIFCSFLSFSQLYAQNDRNSNNSKKLLVDSQPQGAYIEIVGNYSFIGRTPFVIPYSLFGKYKIKARKEGYEGFRGDVKLAKRGANRITIYLKKRTSFKSMLRSTVIPGWGQFYGQNALKGVLLSSGQLALGLVTLIAVNNYNDEKREFEQAYDRFKKVEMNFEEAESAHLMAKKEQKEARNAQDFKNAMIYTTIGFWIYNIFDSLLFFSKGKSPKNKFGRAGQYLSANFSDNKIMFHMELGL